Within Salvia splendens isolate huo1 chromosome 21, SspV2, whole genome shotgun sequence, the genomic segment TTCGTTGGTAATCGCAGCGAGTTGACTCAGCCAGATCCGTACAGACTCAGCACACCCATTTTCGAGCTTTCGAAAACTAATAAGGTGTGTGACGACgcctcatcttcatcatcactCTACCTCCCTAAatggaaataaatatatatttcctttttcaataGTGGACcaagtatattttatttaaaatctttgaaataaaaagattttttttgtttgaaataAACTTTGCATATAATTTTATGAACAGTAAATTTGTGAATAGTATTTTACTttcacaattttattttatattgtataTAAGGTATGATTGAAATCGAAAACCTCAAACTTATTAGATGAAGGATAAGTATGTTGCCGACGAGCACATGTGTAATCTTAGCCGTGGACAAAATGATCACTGTAAAGTTGAAGGCTGGTAGTGGGATTTctaaattgatatattttcatGATGTAACGAAATGTTTATAGTCAATGTCACTTTATAGTGTTAATGATCATGCTCAAGAAAACTATGGATATCTAGTCATCACACCAAAACAATAGAGACAATAATATGGTTCGTGGATTTCTTACaaaagtatttattttaaaattacaagAAGTTCATCCGCTAAAAGTGTTTTCTAAGTAATATTTCCGCTCAAAATCAAGTCTAAAAATCATTCAAGAGTGGTTACATTTAAAATTAGTGGGTTTCAAAATTTAATTGTGCCATTTTATGTGGTACATTTATTGTAGTAGTGGAAATTCGAAAGTacaaaaaaaatctattataaGTGAGCCACCAAGAAAACACGTTTAATTAGTCACATCATAGTATAATATCCACTAAACAACTATCTAAATTGCGTCGGCATTagtataattttgaattttgaatctcGAAAAGATAATTTGTTAACATTTTTATGACAtgggatattttctaaatttcgAATTTGATAttataagaaatttaaaaaaaatagtttgatGGGGAGCATAAACTATGGTTTGACAATTTTCTTGGTACTTTTAACCTTCTTCTAATAGTTATCTAATAACAACTGAAGTCTTAGTCTTGGCTTCCTTAGCCAATCAATATTGAGTTTTTCCCCTTTTTACCTGTTGAGAACAGTGTCctaattatgaaaattatttgGACTTGATCATAACTATGATTACATTTGTCCAAAGCCATTGAATACCAATAGTATATAGTATCACTTTAGAATATGTAATTACTATCTTTCTAAAAAAATCGTGTCCAACCGTCCATCAAGGTAATGGACAATTAGAAAAATTCTTAGGAAATATGTCGATGATAGGTTTGTATAATAGGATGTGCCAGAAATATCAATACATAAATActttattaaatataaaattcagGTTCAAAATCATGAAATACATGCATGGGGAAAAAAGCAAACCTATACCACGAGGAAACTCGAATGTCAGCTATAAAAAAGCAAGCCCCATTTCTCATTTTCCTAAATTTATCCCTAAATTTAGTAATATATACCCCATGATAACTTGATGTACTAATTCTAACACATGGAAAATAATTGTAAATGTAATTTTCTATGAATCACGTCGACTTTAGTGTGTCACCCCACCTCGACAAACGAAGCAAAAACGAGAGCACTTCCGTTGGATCTTTCAGAGAATAAGAAGCTGAAGTTTCCCTCGGAGACGTTGACACAACAATACCATGGCCTTGTCCTCTACTCTTAAGAACCTATAtaattccaaaaaataaaataaaataattaataatcgaTCTGAGtattgaaaattttgatttgataTTTGTAGACAGACGGACCTTAAATGCATCTTCGTCAGTTTTATCATCGCCAATGTAGAAGGGGATGACATCATCGCCATTATCCGAGAACCCTAGCGTTTTGAGAAGATATGACAAAGCATCACCTTTGTCCCACTCGATTGAAGGCCTAATCTCTAAAACTTTCTTCCCACGAGTTAGATGAAATATAGGATATTCTGAAAGCAAATTACGTATTCTGTCCTCCAAATCTCCACAATCCTACAACATTATATGCATaagtgatttaaaataaattgttaGAACATGAACAACTTTACCTCGCTCAAGACATGTCTGTAATGAACAGAGATGCAAAACGTATTATCCTCCACAAACACACCGGGGATGTCCAAGGTTCTTTGTTTCATCTCTTCTAACAGCTGTGTGAAACAAGTGTATATAATCTAAAATATGCATTTAACTGATGTTGCACACAATTTAATTAAGGCCAAATTAATTCCTATACCTTCTTAAGTGTAGGCAAGTACTCCTGAGCAGGTTGGAAAATTGTGGTTTTGTTGCCCTACCACATTCAATAAAACTTTTAAATTCATGATACAGAAAATAGTagtgattaaattaaattaaaaatgaaaaaaacaaaacCTTTTTATCCATTGTGTTTGTTTGAAACTTGTTGTCATAAGAATTTACATGCGATGGAGGCCCCATTATGTCCATTCCATGGCTTCCAGCATAGTAAATCTCATCCAGCTTAACAAATCCATACACCTGATCATCATACACACACTCTTTCAATGgtagaaaatacaaaaataaaaaataaaaaatcaatctcgtattttatttcatcgTGAATTACCTTGTCACGACTTCTACCGCTTATTATAGCCGTTGGAAAGTGTTTTGCCACCTCTCGCACAGCACATCGCATCttcaaaattcaattatattattaattaaataaaggctcgattggaaatttcaagGGAAAAATGATTGGTTCTACATCTACCCTCGTGAAAATATAAAACTCACCGCATCGGACATGAAAGCGCGATCGGGATCATTAACAATGGGAGAAAGTGTGCCATCATAGTCCAAAAACACGACTATTTTCTTCCCTCGCATCGCCTCGCCCGTCGTCTCATTAAACCAAGTTAATGCTGAAGGATGCTCCTGCTACAGATTTCAATATACTAATTCAATTAGCTAAGAGTAGTATCTTTAATTAGGAAAAATTAAACTACACATGATGGATAAATATGCATTAACTTTTTAAAACTGAATGAtctaacaaaattattttataatggaAGGGAACTCACCAGCCAAGAAGTACATATTTCATCGGGTTGATTGGGCTCTACGATACTGGGTTGAGATCCAGATGAATTGGGCCCAGATAGATAGCCTACAGCTTTATTGTAAAACCTCCTCATATTTTCCTTCACCATAATTCTATCTgcactttaaaaattcattacTTTCTCATTTAAGtggaatattttgaaatttggaaaagaaaaggagcaaataattacaaataataatgCATCACCCATCTTATTTTGAGGACTTGGTTATACTTAAAAAAACAAGTTTGTGTGTGTGAACAAACACATTTGTATAGagatttataaatataaaccaAAAAAGACAGGTAGAAATAATGCAGAAAGTCTTTTTCTTGGAAAAGTTTATGGATTTTGaacaaattctaaaaaatatggGGGCCACaagtaaattaatatatactactatttatccaaattaattaccaaatgaaacaataaaattaTCAGCCTGTTATAACGAGATTATCCAGTAATCACATTAATTATCTACTGTGCAAATATGTGCCAAATGCAAAAAACTAAACTTGTCACACTCATAATAGCAGAATCATTAATCAGGAATAAATCAATCTAAATCAAGAATATATAAATGAGTATAGTAGTAAATGATTTAAGTCAGATTCTGATTGAAAAGCTGGCTGTTTAAAGACATAAACAAGTTGTAATATAATTTCTAGTGAACTTGTCTTAATCAACCCCTTATATTTTCCATAACACcgacatttatttatttaaatcaaataCTACATGGCACATGTCTTTTTCAATAGGCTATAGAGTCTCATATGCATGTATCATTCTGGCGCCACAATCCCAACTACCTCTTCCAACGGCCGCCAACTGTTTTTTCTTACCCCcacaccctctctctctctctttcatcAATGCATATTTacaataaattagtaattatttAATGACTATATGGATGGAAAATATGTATAGTAAAGCATTAAAGAAGGaatcaaataataatagtgtggaaaaaaacagaaaacaaagGGTTTCTAGGAAACATCAAGTAAGAAATAATAACATAAGAGGAAAAAGACCAAGAATGGGTGCGTGTCAACAAAGGATGTGAAGGTTTAGAAGGTGGAGGAATGAGGAGAAGACACTTCAACCATCAAACAATCTTtaaactgattttttttattaaaaaaaagggaAAGACTTTTTCATGTGAAAGTTTAGTTTACTGCAAAATGACAAATGAAAAGTCCAAAAAAACCTAAACTATCTGGAAACTGAGTTAGTACATGATAATATTATGAATAGGACAGCTCAAAGTACTACTTCCAATACATAGTAGTGCATTAATGTtcaaatagtaataataaattaatcataATGCATGCTAAACTTTAATGGGTGCAATTATTAAATCATCTAACGACGTTCTATCATTCtctcataaataataaagtactaTATGGGTTCTATTGTAAAATTTTGACTTATAATATCGTATGATGATACAATGTTAGATTAAGGGTGAGATCCCATATTTGTATGGTGGCAAAAATTTCATGAATAGAAGCTGATTAATTTTTTAGAgattcaaaataataaaaatgaaactattttgtCCTTAAAAAACATCCGCATAAGGAAATACAGTCAATTAATATTTGGATGGAGATAGTAATATTTgatgttttacatttagaaaaaaaatattaaatcgtGGACGTTCGCTAATGGGCTCAAGAGAAGGATCCATTTCTCTAGACTTACGTGGTCGTAGGCCCAGCCAGATCACTGGGCCCACATCTAACTACCTTAATTCGCTGAAGAAAAAGGTAACCGAAAAACACCGCCACGACCTCTCCCAGTCGCCGCAACGGCGCGTGGCGCCACTCCGCCACAGTTAACAGTGGGGTGGATCCCACGCGCAATGGAGAGCGTGAGGTACCCTAATCTGCCACCGCTTTCCCGTTTCCCGAGTAATACAAAAACCATTGAAAATTACCAGAATAAAACAGACAAAAGATCCAGccaaaacaaaattgaaattgaacaCGCATTATTGCAATTTAAGCTCTTACATGCATGATCAAAATGCAGAGAAATACGAGATTATAATGAAGATGAATAAATGTAAAAGGGCCcctttatcaattttatgtaCAATGttttgtatatgtgtgtgtgtgtgtgtgtgtaccTAATGTAGTAAGAAGACTTACAGAGGACGTTTCTtcagcgagagagagagagagagagagagagaggagatggGAGGAATGGTGGGGATATTTATGGAGGAAGAAAGGGGGTTTAGACGAAGGAGTTGGGATATTGTCATAATCAAGGTCAATATTTTggcaattttttgttttaattatcATTTGCGTTTTCCTAATTTGTCCCGAATCTTTTGCCTCACTAAGATTACCAGATTATCCTTCTAAATTACCTAATACTATATTACTATTGTTGTTTCTATTAATGcgattgataattttaatttacatttttaataattactaggagtattaattagtagtattttattacaTAATAATATATAACAGCAATAATACGATTGTTATTTGAtttgatattattataaaaattgaatatgaTACATAATTTTAAAGTGATATTAAGACttttttattatgagtcataatttaaataattatattataataatctTAACAATTTATTAATTGGGGAAAATATGTATATGAAAAGCTAAGttattaatttttaggattctaattactttttctatttaattaaaaatcaaagaaacaccAACATTTAAAATCAATGTATAAATAAACTTTCCTAGATAGAAGTCTGACAAAcaaagtagtagtatatgtCTTGAAGGGAATTCCATTGCGTATGAAAATCAGATAAATCCAAAGTATATTTGGTGGCAATTCAATTATATAAGAAAATGAGACAAATCAAAACTCGATgtatttgaattattattaaacaaaaaactaATTAAAGTCTATGAGCAAAACAAGACATTGCCCATAATTTTTGTGCAGTTAATTAGATGTATCGATGTTACAAAAGTACAAATTttgttactactatattttttagTGTAAAAAAGTATACTTACATTTTTACGTGTCACAAAATTTCATAGATGCATGTGTTGGTGTAATCAAACCTTATTACATCTAAAGGTGTAGACATCTGTCATTGTGTATTTATAATTGACTAATTGTCCCATTGCTAGACATTTTAATTGTAGTAATATTTGCTTCCACGTTGTAAAATAATGGGGCAATTACAACCCTTaaacaaatatatttacatatatagTACTACCCCTACAACATAAACGCATTGTCATTATATACATACACGCTAAATATATTACAAATTAATTAGCGTCATGGGATGTGTAGCCTAAGAAATATTGAACCCAAACCCAATATAAAAACCTTTAATAAATGGAGTAATATTCTATTTCTTCGTAACTATGCTAAATTGTTTCTGATCGTgcaatgtttatgtttaatcaCCGCCAAATTAAATTAGTTTTCGAGTTTTGTTAGTTTTTACAAAATAATGCAATTTTAAGGCATATGACAAATCATGGTAGCATGAGGAAAAATACATTGGCAGTGTAGGGGCATGAATAATCAATCAAGCTACACTTTTCTAATTACACATGAAAGCACATGTAAAGGGACTTAATTAGGTCACTTCTCTAAGTCGAAAGCTATTATGCACCTAACTGTTACCTAATGCGTGCTTTATATAATATGCTTAacttttttccaaaaaataatatatatgacTTAATTAAGCATAATATATAGACACGTGAAATATCAATATATTAGTTAATCACTACATGCGCCGATGACTTGGTTGTTAGTACATCACACGTTTGACATTTAGTAACAAAATGTATATAAACTAATGACCAAAAGTCTCCACTGCATTAATTGTTGAATGTTGTTTAAACcaaattatactccatttacTAATTTTTCGGCAGGAGTCTAtatttagtactcccttcgtcccatagaTTTCacaatttcctttttagtttgtcctacaaaagatgtcacatttctctttttggaaaaagttatttctcacattaatataaatatattattttctctctctacctaacacacaaaacaatatcaCCTTAAATCTCGTGTCACTCTCGAACTatgccatctattatgggacggaaatattttataaaaaataattccctaattatatttttagcataatttgatttgttgtaagtatattatgcaatatTATTCACTTCAAATATtttctactactactataaatatatgcaatttttaaaaaatagttataACTACTCCTATTGTATATATCTATTGATAGTTTAGTAATTTAATAGATTTTATATAGGGTTCTTTTTGGTTGACAAAGTATGTTATTGATTATGACAACTATGTGACATACATATGTCTTCGTATTGACATCAATAATGTAGGTTGTTAACATATTTGTCATTTATCAATTTAAGATATATTGTTATCAACTGATTATTGTATCTAAAATTCTTACAAATTGTGATCAAAATATATAGTCCTACTTATTTTTTTAGCTAGATTGTTTCTAAAATTCTTACAAATTGTGATCAAAATATATAGTCCTACTTATTTTTTTAGCCCGACGCTAGCATCTGTATTGTGaaagtgtgtgtatttataatatatactcTTAATTAATATTCTTGCTTTAATTTCTAAAGATTGTTCAGTGCTAGTAATTTATAGTTATGTTTTGttatttctaaaatttgataatatAAGAATCTTTTGTATTTAAAACTGTGACGAAAAGAGTATATAGATATAGGGTTGTTTTATATACTAAACTAGTTTTAAACGCTAAAcaccaaacacatcattataaaataacgcggagttcattacaactttatttgtagttcattatagggaattatgagatttaaaaacaatgacatcatcatgcataatttagaaatctgaagttcattataagtttgttattagttcattataatgaactccaggttatcatataatgatgttgttcgttcgtttaaggtttaagagtggttTGGTATTGATCACAGTGTCGTGTTTCGATTGTTTGTTCTTGTATGCATTCGCTgatatatttgttttttttacagtgccgtgtttcgatgttttacgcatgtttcttgtttcccctaagggtttaacaagcctagggtcTAGGGTGTactatgttctaagtctaaaaaacgttgtccacatacacgagctgcagtatttcatctcgggttgcacatacatagcgcgtaggtattttttaaaatagacatacataatgtatattttgtatagtataatgcatagtttagattctataatgcattatttgtgatatgtaatgaacatttataatgacccgtttaatttaagttgtgccgtgtgtcgttgtttggcgaacgtttcttgttttacctaagggtttgacaagcttaggggctagggtgtagtatgttctaagtctaaaaaacgttgtccaaatacacgagctggagtaattcgtctggggttgcacatgcatcacgcgtaggtatattttaaaacagatatacataatgtacatattgtgtagtataatgcgtagtttagtttctttaatgcattatttgtggtatgtaatgaacatttatccttacccgtttaatttaggttgtgccgtgtttcgatgttttacgcatgtttcttgttttccctaagggtttaacaagcataggggctagggtgtagtatgttctaagtctaaaaaaacgttgtccaaatacacgagctgcagtatttcatctcgggttgcacatgcatgttttttttaaaacaaacatACATAATGTACAATTTAGTATAGTATAAtgtgtagtttagtttctgtaatgcattatttgtaatatggaatgaatatttatcctgaccagtttaatttaagttgtgctgtGTTTCGaagtttggcgcacgtttcttgttttccctaagggtttaacaagcctaggggctagggtctagtatgtacaacagcaaccatgtgatgcataaaaacaagataaataatgcattcaaatatccaaataatgtacacaatcactcaagtaatgaacatacaaatattgcattcattcatagactcatgtacaacaacaatctaatgatgcataaaacatgataaataatgcatagaaatagctaaataatgtacaaatattgcattcactcttagactcatgtacaagttccgtGACGGCTTCCTTATGTcgtggagttaaactctttatacaattcagaaactcgGTAGGGGTTCGTCGACAATACAGTTGGTTGATGTTCctaccccttggtttcctatcccccgtctcttccggagctgtactagtcccggcctctgataatcgctcccggaatttctgggcaattccTACTGACAGTATATCATCGATCgcctcgtcgatgtccaatcttcGCTCCTTTGATGTTGTACAACATAcagaataataacatacaattagttacataatgtacaaactgaataaaataatgtggacaaTTATACTATATTCACTTATACACTCTTGTACAGAAGCTTCAAAATAACgcctaaaaactgatacataatgcattttaataatcaaataatgttcagaataaatcaacaatgcaccatgaatattgcaatcacccattgtcccatgtccaacaacagtcacataaagcataaaccatgataaataatgtacaggtccggtcaagtaatgaacatacaaatattccattcactctttgacccgtgtacaacagcagtcacatgatgcataaaataggataaataatgcattcaaatagccaaataatgaacagaatcactcaagtaatgaacatataaaaatattccattcactcttagactcatgtacaacagcagtcaaatgatgcataaaacatgataaataatgcatagaaatagctacataatgtacaaattcaGGCTagttatgataaaaatattccattcactctttaactcatgtacaacagcagacGCTTGATGCATGAAACAGGTATATAATGCATAGGAATAGTTAAATAATTCACAACATCAAcctaataatgcataacattAACCCAGTAATGTACATTTGGAAAATAAACATTCAGCCTTCACGCATACTACAATAATGTACCACACcaacca encodes:
- the LOC121783639 gene encoding probable trehalose-phosphate phosphatase 3 isoform X1, which encodes MVKENMRRFYNKAVGYLSGPNSSGSQPSIVEPNQPDEICTSWLQEHPSALTWFNETTGEAMRGKKIVVFLDYDGTLSPIVNDPDRAFMSDAMRCAVREVAKHFPTAIISGRSRDKVYGFVKLDEIYYAGSHGMDIMGPPSHVNSYDNKFQTNTMDKKGNKTTIFQPAQEYLPTLKKLLEEMKQRTLDIPGVFVEDNTFCISVHYRHVLSEDCGDLEDRIRNLLSEYPIFHLTRGKKVLEIRPSIEWDKGDALSYLLKTLGFSDNGDDVIPFYIGDDKTDEDAFKVLKSRGQGHGIVVSTSPRETSASYSLKDPTEVLSFLLRLSRWGDTLKST
- the LOC121783639 gene encoding probable trehalose-phosphate phosphatase 3 isoform X2, with the protein product MVKENMRRFYNKAVGYLSGPNSSGSQPSIVEPNQPDEICTSWLEHPSALTWFNETTGEAMRGKKIVVFLDYDGTLSPIVNDPDRAFMSDAMRCAVREVAKHFPTAIISGRSRDKVYGFVKLDEIYYAGSHGMDIMGPPSHVNSYDNKFQTNTMDKKGNKTTIFQPAQEYLPTLKKLLEEMKQRTLDIPGVFVEDNTFCISVHYRHVLSEDCGDLEDRIRNLLSEYPIFHLTRGKKVLEIRPSIEWDKGDALSYLLKTLGFSDNGDDVIPFYIGDDKTDEDAFKVLKSRGQGHGIVVSTSPRETSASYSLKDPTEVLSFLLRLSRWGDTLKST